ttttgctttttatcacAGGAGAGATTGTATTTTCTGCTAAAGCAAGTTTGCATGTTATTCCACCATTCCCAAACTTAAAGTTGCAATTTTTTCCTATGGAGGAGATTCAGCTTTACAGCAGCAATTGTATAAGAGGTGAAATTAAGATAAAACTAGTACGTAGGTATAAAGCCCAATAGCCCTTTTAGACTCAAAAAACCTTTAATCCTGTTAGttcttaaagaaacaaagaacattGCTCTTTTATACATTGCATGAATTAATttgtttgaattatttatttccaagtttttgttttatctgttttcactgcagtggaatagaacttcttttttccattaGCTGACTCACTTAACTTAATGGAAACAGGGTTAATAATTAGAGGCTTATGTAAAAATGAGTTCAttataaataatggaaaaaaaataacctgaaaCTGTTTTCCTACATGATCCTGttgttggttgttggttttttttccaaattgatCAGTTTGTTACATTTGAAATATTcatattcttttaaaactgtgttttcttgcaGAGAATTCTTGAATTGGAGAGCTCTCTTGCAAATTGCTCACAAGATGACAGAAAGCGTTCAGAGGAATTAAACACTTTGATGGAAtctgaaaaaaagcagcatagcAAGGAAGTGAGTGATATAGTTGAAAAACACAAGGAGGAACTGGATAAcgtgaagcagcagcaggaaaaactTTGGACAGAAAAACTTCAGATTTTACAGCAGCAACATGtaattgaaatagaaaaaatgagagagaagcaAGAACAAGAGATAGATACgatactgaaagagaaagaaacagttttccGTACACATATAGAAGAGATGAAtgaaaaaacattagaaaaacttgatgtgaaacaaacagaattgGAAACACTGTCATCTGAGCTATCTGAAGCACTAAAAGTACGTCAAGATTTAGAACAAGAGCTCTCAGAATTGAAAAGCAAAGTAGGTGAAGCAAAGCAAGAATTTGAAGGAAAGttggaagcagagagaaatcgGCACAAAGAAGAGGTTGAAATTATGTTAAAAGAGCATGAGATGTCTATTCAAGGAGTCGAGAAGGTACTGAAGGAGGAACTAAACCAAATGAAGCAATCAttggaggagaaggagagactgctggaggaaataaaagcacGTGAGCAAGAACTAAAGGAATCTGCACAAAGATCTGAAGCTGAACTTGTCCAGGTGTCTGCAAGGCTAACAGAGGCTTCCCTATCTCAGCAAAATACTTCTAATGAGCAGGTAAAACAATATGAAGAGGAATTAGCAAATCTCCAGCAAAAGCTGAAGGaattgaaaggagaaaaattgcaACTTAATGAGCAGTTAGTAAATACTGAATCCCAGCTGAATGAAGTAAAGAGTGAGTTAGAATTATACATCTCTCAGGTACAGGACCTGAAGCAACATTTGCAGGAGCAAAGCGATGAAAATTCCCAGAAAGTAACGTCTCTAACACAACAGTATGAATGTAAACTGAAGGATCTGCAAGAAGAGGCTGATAAGGCAAAGCAAAGTCTAACTGAGAGGGAAAATGACATCGAACATGTGAAAAAGGTACAGAATGAACAAATGGAAGAGCTGAAACAGAAACTGTTGGCCACGGAGGAGAGAATTAGTACTTTACAAGGAGACTATGAAAATAAGCTAAAAcgtcaggaaaacaaactggagaaaatgaagcagaaatcaAAAGATATGCAGGAAACCTTCAAAAAGAAACTTGCTGAGCAAGAATCTAAGCTAAAGAAAGAGCTTGAAAATAAGCAATTGGAGTTCAGTCAGAAAGAGAGTGAATTCAATGCTAAAATGTTGGAAATGGCACATGCCAGCTCAGCCGGAATCAATGACGCTGTGTCAAAACTGGAGTCTAATCAGAAGGAGCAACTGGAGAGTCTTGCTGAGGCTCACAAGAGGGAGCTGGAAGAAATTAGCCGAAGTTGGGAAAAGAAACTCAATCAGCAGGCTGAAGAGCTccaggaaaaacatgaaatggaaatgcaagagaaagagcaggaaCTTGGAGATCTAAAAGAGAAACTTGCCACCTTCAGTGCTGAGATGAGTGCTCTGTCAAATAATGAAAGTGGCTTGAAAGCACAGCTCCAAAAGCTGGAGGGTGATCTTAGTCAGTCCCTGAAAGAGAAATCAGGACTTCAGGAACAGATCAGTAGGCAGAAAGCAATTGAAGAGAAGGACAAAGCCAGAATTACTGAGCTGGCTGATAAGCTGAAAACCCTGGAGGAGAGACTCCAAACTGTGCAGTCTTCTCACAATAAGGACTGTGaaaattatgagaaaaaaattgagGCTTTTCAGCTGCAAGAAACTGAGGTTAAGGAGCTTGTAGCACAATTAAATGCTTATTGGAAGAGCGCTGAAGACCTattgcaaacaaaaagcaatgaattaattgaaaaatgtaatgaaaaaattGGCATAGTAACATGCAAAATTGCAGATTGTGAGCGCCAAACTACAAAAGTTAAAGAAGCAGTAATTGTTAAAGTGAATAAGTCAGTGCAACAGCTGCAAGAAAAGGACAATGTAATTAAGTCCATGAGGGCTGATATTGAAGGACTtgtaacagaaaaggaacaacTGCAAAAAGAAGGAGGGCATCAGAAgcaagcagcaacagaaaaagaaacttgcaTAACACAGCTCAAGAAAGAGTTATCAGAAAATATCAATGCTGTCACCTCAATGAGGGAGGAACTCCGGGAAAAAGAATCAGAGATCTCAACTctcaacaaaacaataaatgagCTTAACATTAGACTTGAAAGCATGGTAAGCataacagagaaagaagcagccaTCTCTCTATTAAGCACACAACATCAAGAGGAGCGGTTGCAGTTGTTAAACCAGGTTCAGGAGTTATCATCCAGTGTTGAGTtgctgaaacaagaaaaagcatcagCTCTTGAGCAGGTAGATCTCTGTACAGCCAAGCTGTCAGAGTGGAAGTCAAAAGCACAAACGAAGTTTACACAAAATCATGAAACTATTAAAGATTTGCAGAGCAAACTTGAGGTAAGCAATATGCAAGCCACTAAAAAAGATGAAGAGctaaagaagctgaaggaggagCTGGCTCAGCAAGGCAAGGATCTTGATAGTTTAAAAAGtgcactggaagaaaaggaaaataggatagaaaaacaagaaactgaGTTAACTGCAGAGTTGAAAATCCAAGCAGCAAGAGTTGCTGAACTGGAAGAACGCATTGCactgaaaacttcagaaaatgattCCTTGATGGAGGAACTTAAAAGGTATAATGAGCAAAAAGACGTGGAGCAAAAAAAGGTAGCTTTGCAACTCCAGCAGGCAGAGAAGGTTGCTTTTGAAAAAGACAATAGATTTAAGGAGGCTGAAGAAAGAGTGCTCAAtcttgaaaaggaaataagttctctgaaagctgaatgtgaagcaaaagagagagaatttgaTCAAATGAAATCAGCAATActtaaaagcaaagaggaggaaCTGAGAGAGTTAGAAGAGAGACTGAATGCAGAGAATAGCACTAAGTTGGCAGATCTGAAAAAGAAGGCAGAGCAAAAAATTGGTTCAATTAAAAGGCAATTGACGTctcagatggaagaaaaggaacagcaattaaaacaagATAGGGAGAATCAGGTAAGACTTTTGGAACAAGAAGTGCAGGAAAGAGAGGCCAAAATTGAATCCCTAGAAGAAAAGGTGAAGTCAACAAGAGATTCCACAGAATTAGAGAGAGAAATGCTGCAAAAAATAGAGAGTGCTAAAGCTGCTatagagcaagaaaaaaatgaaatacttaacAGTGTCCAACAGTCATATGAAGAGAAAATTAACAAGCTACAGAAGGTCTTGATAGAAAAAAGTGAGTTGTTGCAGAAGTATGAAAGTGAACAACCTGAAGGTATAGACTCTCTTCTagaactgcaaaacaaacaggaagaactCCTTAAAAAATTGGAATGTGCtgagaagagacagagagaggagCAGACTGTGACTGAAAATCTCAGGAAGGAGCTTGAAGAGCAGgctaaaaaatattctttgctaGTGGATGAGCATGCTCAGTGTGGTGATGATTTAGCAAGTAGTAGGGAAGAACTGAAAGCTAAAGATCAAAAAAATTTGGATATGGAGAATATAATTGGagatttccagaaaaaaatgcaggaaaaagatGCAGTCAGTCACTCTTTAGAACAGAAGGTGAGAGAATTGGAAGATAATCTAAATAAAGTAAATGAAGTGCATAGGATAGAGATGGAAGACAGCAGcttgaaatatgaagaaaaccTAAAGAGTTTACAGCaacagctggaagaaagaaatgaccgcttaaaagcttttgaagaaaatgctgaagaaaagaataaatctggTTTGGAGCTGCAGAAGTTACTGGATGATATGCAAAACCAGCAGAAGGACTTGCAAGCTAAACTGGAGGAGACTGAAAGGGAGAAACAGAAACTACGTAAAGATGTAAATAGTCTTCAAAAGGACCTGCGTACTCTGCGAAAAGAACATCAGCAGGAGCTTGACATAGTTAAGAAGGAGTCCTTAGaagaaatggagcagaaaaTCAGGTCAGTTCCTCATTCCTGGTCTggttaacatctttatttttaaccacTTATACCTTAAGAAGACTTCTTTATAGCCTGATTTTTAACAGTGAAATGATGActggtatttttctgtttttgtttgtttgtttctagatagacttaaacagaaagcaaggaaCAACTTAATGGTAGAACTTCATGAACACATAAAACATTACTTGATTCAGCAGTTTAAAATATGGTTTCTCATTTGACAGAATAATACCACTTGAATTGTTCAGTAATGGTTATTTTCAACATTACCAGAACATAAGATACAGTTTTAGTTTcttgaaacaagaaataaagtttACCAAATCCCAGTTCCGAGAGCTTCATGCCAGTACCCTGTAAAGTAGCTTAATATCAATTTAAAGTTCAGACTTTGAACAGGGAtggtgggaggaaaagaagtggTAATAAGAATTCTTCATATGTACAAAAAAATGTAGTATGAAGTTCAGTGTTCTGATAGTTTATCAGGCGAGGAAGTTCCTAAAAATTATGCCATGGGGGcccatttatttcaaattttctAGCAAAAAATGTGTATCTTTGAGGGAAGGAGAATGGGAGGACAGCAGTGCACGATGGTACATTTctggtttggttgttttattttgttgggtgtttttcaaatgaagcaCCTGTGTCTCCCAGGTGAATTAGATGGGAAAGGGAATCCCATGGAGTTCAAAACCAACCTGCTATAAAATAGTTCTGGAATCTTG
The window above is part of the Coturnix japonica isolate 7356 chromosome 2, Coturnix japonica 2.1, whole genome shotgun sequence genome. Proteins encoded here:
- the GOLGA4 gene encoding golgin subfamily A member 4 isoform X11 produces the protein MGRALNHPRSRAGPGRAPAWGGQRIPGGSLCLAAPRTASSTRLHVGRAGAATRSPAEEGGDPRTVRCRPRPSGAGARFQCHLTAGGKRRGGGGGRRGLRGRQRAPLAAGPAAMFKKLKQKISEEQAPPRGAGGRAAPLQSQVPPRSPPPTVKRSRSSSLAEQNDEGTLTPDKELLAGMIAEPAFLSEYTIFALDPTKQLKPQSDGVNLPKQLVPRSTENNGSEPASPQPNDAQSFTQRLQLRVPSMESLFRSPVKESLFRSSSKESLVRTSSRDSLNRLDVDATGPTFDPPSDIESETEEVSGNADSLSKEQLLQRLRRMERSLGNYRGKYTELVSAYQVIQREKKKLQGILSQSQDKALRRIGELREELQMDQQAKKHLQEEFDASLEEKDQLISVLQTQVSLLKQRLQNGQIGTELPDPNNQSEPQVQSQTKEINSENMMEPGSDEGNEDSVKTLETLHQRVKRQENLLQRCKEMIRSHKERCAQLTNEKEALQEQLEERLQELEKMKDLHMGEKTKLITQLRDAKNLIEQLEQDKGMVIAETKRQMHETLEMKEEEVAQLRARIKQITTQGEELKELKEKSERAAFEELERALSVAQRTEEARKKLQAEMDEKIKAVEKASEEERVNLQQELTRVKQEVVEIMKKSSEGRVAELEKLHKKEMATKDQELNERLQAQEREFQEKMKAALEKNQSECLKTLQEQKQQESLALEELELQKKAIQSECDKKLEEMNQEVETFRTRILELESSLANCSQDDRKRSEELNTLMESEKKQHSKEVSDIVEKHKEELDNVKQQQEKLWTEKLQILQQQHVIEIEKMREKQEQEIDTILKEKETVFRTHIEEMNEKTLEKLDVKQTELETLSSELSEALKVRQDLEQELSELKSKVGEAKQEFEGKLEAERNRHKEEVEIMLKEHEMSIQGVEKVLKEELNQMKQSLEEKERLLEEIKAREQELKESAQRSEAELVQVSARLTEASLSQQNTSNEQVKQYEEELANLQQKLKELKGEKLQLNEQLVNTESQLNEVKSELELYISQVQDLKQHLQEQSDENSQKVTSLTQQYECKLKDLQEEADKAKQSLTERENDIEHVKKVQNEQMEELKQKLLATEERISTLQGDYENKLKRQENKLEKMKQKSKDMQETFKKKLAEQESKLKKELENKQLEFSQKESEFNAKMLEMAHASSAGINDAVSKLESNQKEQLESLAEAHKRELEEISRSWEKKLNQQAEELQEKHEMEMQEKEQELGDLKEKLATFSAEMSALSNNESGLKAQLQKLEGDLSQSLKEKSGLQEQISRQKAIEEKDKARITELADKLKTLEERLQTVQSSHNKDCENYEKKIEAFQLQETEVKELVAQLNAYWKSAEDLLQTKSNELIEKCNEKIGIVTCKIADCERQTTKVKEAVIVKVNKSVQQLQEKDNVIKSMRADIEGLVTEKEQLQKEGGHQKQAATEKETCITQLKKELSENINAVTSMREELREKESEISTLNKTINELNIRLESMVSITEKEAAISLLSTQHQEERLQLLNQVQELSSSVELLKQEKASALEQVDLCTAKLSEWKSKAQTKFTQNHETIKDLQSKLEVSNMQATKKDEELKKLKEELAQQGKDLDSLKSALEEKENRIEKQETELTAELKIQAARVAELEERIALKTSENDSLMEELKRYNEQKDVEQKKVALQLQQAEKVAFEKDNRFKEAEERVLNLEKEISSLKAECEAKEREFDQMKSAILKSKEEELRELEERLNAENSTKLADLKKKAEQKIGSIKRQLTSQMEEKEQQLKQDRENQVRLLEQEVQEREAKIESLEEKVKSTRDSTELEREMLQKIESAKAAIEQEKNEILNSVQQSYEEKINKLQKVLIEKSELLQKYESEQPEGIDSLLELQNKQEELLKKLECAEKRQREEQTVTENLRKELEEQAKKYSLLVDEHAQCGDDLASSREELKAKDQKNLDMENIIGDFQKKMQEKDAVSHSLEQKVRELEDNLNKVNEVHRIEMEDSSLKYEENLKSLQQQLEERNDRLKAFEENAEEKNKSGLELQKLLDDMQNQQKDLQAKLEETEREKQKLRKDVNSLQKDLRTLRKEHQQELDIVKKESLEEMEQKISEFFYTGVSKKTLN
- the GOLGA4 gene encoding golgin subfamily A member 4 isoform X1; translation: MGRALNHPRSRAGPGRAPAWGGQRIPGGSLCLAAPRTASSTRLHVGRAGAATRSPAEEGGDPRTVRCRPRPSGAGARFQCHLTAGGKRRGGGGGRRGLRGRQRAPLAAGPAAMFKKLKQKISEEQAPPRGAGGRAAPLQSQVPPRSPPPTVKRSRSSSLAEQNDEGTLTPDKELLAGMIAEPAFLSEYTIFALDPTKQLKPQSDGVNLPKQLVPRSTENNGSEPASPQPNDAQSFTQRLQLRVPSMESLFRSPVKESLFRSSSKESLVRTSSRDSLNRLDVDATGPTFDPPSDIESETEEVSGNADSLSKEQLLQRLRRMERSLGNYRGKYTELVSAYQVIQREKKKLQGILSQSQDKALRRIGELREELQMDQQAKKHLQEEFDASLEEKDQLISVLQTQVSLLKQRLQNGQIGTELPDPNNQSEPQVQSQTKEINSENMMEPGSDEGNEDSVKTLETLHQRVKRQENLLQRCKEMIRSHKERCAQLTNEKEALQEQLEERLQELEKMKDLHMGEKTKLITQLRDAKNLIEQLEQDKGMVIAETKRQMHETLEMKEEEVAQLRARIKQITTQGEELKELKEKSERAAFEELERALSVAQRTEEARKKLQAEMDEKIKAVEKASEEERVNLQQELTRVKQEVVEIMKKSSEGRVAELEKLHKKEMATKDQELNERLQAQEREFQEKMKAALEKNQSECLKTLQEQKQQESLALEELELQKKAIQSECDKKLEEMNQEVETFRTRILELESSLANCSQDDRKRSEELNTLMESEKKQHSKEVSDIVEKHKEELDNVKQQQEKLWTEKLQILQQQHVIEIEKMREKQEQEIDTILKEKETVFRTHIEEMNEKTLEKLDVKQTELETLSSELSEALKVRQDLEQELSELKSKVGEAKQEFEGKLEAERNRHKEEVEIMLKEHEMSIQGVEKVLKEELNQMKQSLEEKERLLEEIKAREQELKESAQRSEAELVQVSARLTEASLSQQNTSNEQVKQYEEELANLQQKLKELKGEKLQLNEQLVNTESQLNEVKSELELYISQVQDLKQHLQEQSDENSQKVTSLTQQYECKLKDLQEEADKAKQSLTERENDIEHVKKVQNEQMEELKQKLLATEERISTLQGDYENKLKRQENKLEKMKQKSKDMQETFKKKLAEQESKLKKELENKQLEFSQKESEFNAKMLEMAHASSAGINDAVSKLESNQKEQLESLAEAHKRELEEISRSWEKKLNQQAEELQEKHEMEMQEKEQELGDLKEKLATFSAEMSALSNNESGLKAQLQKLEGDLSQSLKEKSGLQEQISRQKAIEEKDKARITELADKLKTLEERLQTVQSSHNKDCENYEKKIEAFQLQETEVKELVAQLNAYWKSAEDLLQTKSNELIEKCNEKIGIVTCKIADCERQTTKVKEAVIVKVNKSVQQLQEKDNVIKSMRADIEGLVTEKEQLQKEGGHQKQAATEKETCITQLKKELSENINAVTSMREELREKESEISTLNKTINELNIRLESMVSITEKEAAISLLSTQHQEERLQLLNQVQELSSSVELLKQEKASALEQVDLCTAKLSEWKSKAQTKFTQNHETIKDLQSKLEVSNMQATKKDEELKKLKEELAQQGKDLDSLKSALEEKENRIEKQETELTAELKIQAARVAELEERIALKTSENDSLMEELKRYNEQKDVEQKKVALQLQQAEKVAFEKDNRFKEAEERVLNLEKEISSLKAECEAKEREFDQMKSAILKSKEEELRELEERLNAENSTKLADLKKKAEQKIGSIKRQLTSQMEEKEQQLKQDRENQVRLLEQEVQEREAKIESLEEKVKSTRDSTELEREMLQKIESAKAAIEQEKNEILNSVQQSYEEKINKLQKVLIEKSELLQKYESEQPEGIDSLLELQNKQEELLKKLECAEKRQREEQTVTENLRKELEEQAKKYSLLVDEHAQCGDDLASSREELKAKDQKNLDMENIIGDFQKKMQEKDAVSHSLEQKVRELEDNLNKVNEVHRIEMEDSSLKYEENLKSLQQQLEERNDRLKAFEENAEEKNKSGLELQKLLDDMQNQQKDLQAKLEETEREKQKLRKDVNSLQKDLRTLRKEHQQELDIVKKESLEEMEQKIRCEQEDIELKHNSTLKQLMREFNTQLAQKEMELETAVKETISKAQEVESELIENHQIETTQLHKKIAEKDDDLKRTVKKYEEILEAREEEMTTKVHELQTQLEELQKEYKQRMAEKDHRNSENVAIAELQAQLAQKTTLVNDSKLKEQEFREQIHVLEDRLKNYEKKMYVTSVGTPYRDGNLHHTDVSLFGEPTEFEYLRKVLFEYMMGRETKTMAKVITTVLKFPADQTQKILEREDARPLNSFSPSLSLQWNVEFCR
- the GOLGA4 gene encoding golgin subfamily A member 4 isoform X2; the protein is MGRALNHPRSRAGPGRAPAWGGQRIPGGSLCLAAPRTASSTRLHVGRAGAATRSPAEEGGDPRTVRCRPRPSGAGARFQCHLTAGGKRRGGGGGRRGLRGRQRAPLAAGPAAMFKKLKQKISEEQAPPRGAGGRAAPLQSQVPPRSPPPTVKRSRSSSLAEQNDEGTLTPDKELLAGMIAEPAFLSEYTIFALDPTKQLKPQSDGVNLPKQLVPRSTENNGSEPASPQPNDAQSFTQRLQLRVPSMESLFRSPVKESLFRSSSKESLVRTSSRDSLNRLDVDATGPTFDPPSDIESETEEVSGNADSLSKEQLLQRLRRMERSLGNYRGKYTELVSAYQVIQREKKKLQGILSQSQDKALRRIGELREELQMDQQAKKHLQEEFDASLEEKDQLISVLQTQVSLLKQRLQNGQIGTELPDPNNQSEPQVQSQTKEINSENMMEPGSDEGNEDSVKTLETLHQRVKRQENLLQRCKEMIRSHKERCAQLTNEKEALQEQLEERLQELEKMKDLHMGEKTKLITQLRDAKNLIEQLEQDKGMVIAETKRQMHETLEMKEEEVAQLRARIKQITTQGEELKELKEKSERAAFEELERALSVAQRTEEARKKLQAEMDEKIKAVEKASEEERVNLQQELTRVKQEVVEIMKKSSEGRVAELEKLHKKEMATKDQELNERLQAQEREFQEKMKAALEKNQSECLKTLQEQKQQESLALEELELQKKAIQSECDKKLEEMNQEVETFRTRILELESSLANCSQDDRKRSEELNTLMESEKKQHSKEVSDIVEKHKEELDNVKQQQEKLWTEKLQILQQQHVIEIEKMREKQEQEIDTILKEKETVFRTHIEEMNEKTLEKLDVKQTELETLSSELSEALKVRQDLEQELSELKSKVGEAKQEFEGKLEAERNRHKEEVEIMLKEHEMSIQGVEKVLKEELNQMKQSLEEKERLLEEIKAREQELKESAQRSEAELVQVSARLTEASLSQQNTSNEQVKQYEEELANLQQKLKELKGEKLQLNEQLVNTESQLNEVKSELELYISQVQDLKQHLQEQSDENSQKVTSLTQQYECKLKDLQEEADKAKQSLTERENDIEHVKKVQNEQMEELKQKLLATEERISTLQGDYENKLKRQENKLEKMKQKSKDMQETFKKKLAEQESKLKKELENKQLEFSQKESEFNAKMLEMAHASSAGINDAVSKLESNQKEQLESLAEAHKRELEEISRSWEKKLNQQAEELQEKHEMEMQEKEQELGDLKEKLATFSAEMSALSNNESGLKAQLQKLEGDLSQSLKEKSGLQEQISRQKAIEEKDKARITELADKLKTLEERLQTVQSSHNKDCENYEKKIEAFQLQETEVKELVAQLNAYWKSAEDLLQTKSNELIEKCNEKIGIVTCKIADCERQTTKVKEAVIVKVNKSVQQLQEKDNVIKSMRADIEGLVTEKEQLQKEGGHQKQAATEKETCITQLKKELSENINAVTSMREELREKESEISTLNKTINELNIRLESMVSITEKEAAISLLSTQHQEERLQLLNQVQELSSSVELLKQEKASALEQVDLCTAKLSEWKSKAQTKFTQNHETIKDLQSKLEVSNMQATKKDEELKKLKEELAQQGKDLDSLKSALEEKENRIEKQETELTAELKIQAARVAELEERIALKTSENDSLMEELKRYNEQKDVEQKKVALQLQQAEKVAFEKDNRFKEAEERVLNLEKEISSLKAECEAKEREFDQMKSAILKSKEEELRELEERLNAENSTKLADLKKKAEQKIGSIKRQLTSQMEEKEQQLKQDRENQVRLLEQEVQEREAKIESLEEKVKSTRDSTELEREMLQKIESAKAAIEQEKNEILNSVQQSYEEKINKLQKVLIEKSELLQKYESEQPEGIDSLLELQNKQEELLKKLECAEKRQREEQTVTENLRKELEEQAKKYSLLVDEHAQCGDDLASSREELKAKDQKNLDMENIIGDFQKKMQEKDAVSHSLEQKVRELEDNLNKVNEVHRIEMEDSSLKYEENLKSLQQQLEERNDRLKAFEENAEEKNKSGLELQKLLDDMQNQQKDLQAKLEETEREKQKLRKDVNSLQKDLRTLRKEHQQELDIVKKESLEEMEQKIRCEQEDIELKHNSTLKQLMREFNTQLAQKEMELETAVKETISKAQEVESELIENHQIETTQLHKKIAEKDDDLKRTVKKYEEILEAREEEMTTKVHELQTQLEELQKEYKQRMAEKDHRNSENVAIAELQAQLAQKTTLVNDSKLKEQEFREQIHVLEDRLKNYEKKMYVTSVGTPYRDGNLHHTDVSLFGEPTEFEYLRKVLFEYMMGRETKTMAKVITTVLKFPADQTQKILEREDARPLFASPRSGIF
- the GOLGA4 gene encoding golgin subfamily A member 4 isoform X4; translated protein: MGRALNHPRSRAGPGRAPAWGGQRIPGGSLCLAAPRTASSTRLHVGRAGAATRSPAEEGGDPRTVRCRPRPSGAGARFQCHLTAGGKRRGGGGGRRGLRGRQRAPLAAGPAAMFKKLKQKISEEQAPPRGAGGRAAPLQSQVPPRSPPPTVKRSRSSSLAEQNDEGTLTPDKENLPKQLVPRSTENNGSEPASPQPNDAQSFTQRLQLRVPSMESLFRSPVKESLFRSSSKESLVRTSSRDSLNRLDVDATGPTFDPPSDIESETEEVSGNADSLSKEQLLQRLRRMERSLGNYRGKYTELVSAYQVIQREKKKLQGILSQSQDKALRRIGELREELQMDQQAKKHLQEEFDASLEEKDQLISVLQTQVSLLKQRLQNGQIGTELPDPNNQSEPQVQSQTKEINSENMMEPGSDEGNEDSVKTLETLHQRVKRQENLLQRCKEMIRSHKERCAQLTNEKEALQEQLEERLQELEKMKDLHMGEKTKLITQLRDAKNLIEQLEQDKGMVIAETKRQMHETLEMKEEEVAQLRARIKQITTQGEELKELKEKSERAAFEELERALSVAQRTEEARKKLQAEMDEKIKAVEKASEEERVNLQQELTRVKQEVVEIMKKSSEGRVAELEKLHKKEMATKDQELNERLQAQEREFQEKMKAALEKNQSECLKTLQEQKQQESLALEELELQKKAIQSECDKKLEEMNQEVETFRTRILELESSLANCSQDDRKRSEELNTLMESEKKQHSKEVSDIVEKHKEELDNVKQQQEKLWTEKLQILQQQHVIEIEKMREKQEQEIDTILKEKETVFRTHIEEMNEKTLEKLDVKQTELETLSSELSEALKVRQDLEQELSELKSKVGEAKQEFEGKLEAERNRHKEEVEIMLKEHEMSIQGVEKVLKEELNQMKQSLEEKERLLEEIKAREQELKESAQRSEAELVQVSARLTEASLSQQNTSNEQVKQYEEELANLQQKLKELKGEKLQLNEQLVNTESQLNEVKSELELYISQVQDLKQHLQEQSDENSQKVTSLTQQYECKLKDLQEEADKAKQSLTERENDIEHVKKVQNEQMEELKQKLLATEERISTLQGDYENKLKRQENKLEKMKQKSKDMQETFKKKLAEQESKLKKELENKQLEFSQKESEFNAKMLEMAHASSAGINDAVSKLESNQKEQLESLAEAHKRELEEISRSWEKKLNQQAEELQEKHEMEMQEKEQELGDLKEKLATFSAEMSALSNNESGLKAQLQKLEGDLSQSLKEKSGLQEQISRQKAIEEKDKARITELADKLKTLEERLQTVQSSHNKDCENYEKKIEAFQLQETEVKELVAQLNAYWKSAEDLLQTKSNELIEKCNEKIGIVTCKIADCERQTTKVKEAVIVKVNKSVQQLQEKDNVIKSMRADIEGLVTEKEQLQKEGGHQKQAATEKETCITQLKKELSENINAVTSMREELREKESEISTLNKTINELNIRLESMVSITEKEAAISLLSTQHQEERLQLLNQVQELSSSVELLKQEKASALEQVDLCTAKLSEWKSKAQTKFTQNHETIKDLQSKLEVSNMQATKKDEELKKLKEELAQQGKDLDSLKSALEEKENRIEKQETELTAELKIQAARVAELEERIALKTSENDSLMEELKRYNEQKDVEQKKVALQLQQAEKVAFEKDNRFKEAEERVLNLEKEISSLKAECEAKEREFDQMKSAILKSKEEELRELEERLNAENSTKLADLKKKAEQKIGSIKRQLTSQMEEKEQQLKQDRENQVRLLEQEVQEREAKIESLEEKVKSTRDSTELEREMLQKIESAKAAIEQEKNEILNSVQQSYEEKINKLQKVLIEKSELLQKYESEQPEGIDSLLELQNKQEELLKKLECAEKRQREEQTVTENLRKELEEQAKKYSLLVDEHAQCGDDLASSREELKAKDQKNLDMENIIGDFQKKMQEKDAVSHSLEQKVRELEDNLNKVNEVHRIEMEDSSLKYEENLKSLQQQLEERNDRLKAFEENAEEKNKSGLELQKLLDDMQNQQKDLQAKLEETEREKQKLRKDVNSLQKDLRTLRKEHQQELDIVKKESLEEMEQKIRCEQEDIELKHNSTLKQLMREFNTQLAQKEMELETAVKETISKAQEVESELIENHQIETTQLHKKIAEKDDDLKRTVKKYEEILEAREEEMTTKVHELQTQLEELQKEYKQRMAEKDHRNSENVAIAELQAQLAQKTTLVNDSKLKEQEFREQIHVLEDRLKNYEKKMYVTSVGTPYRDGNLHHTDVSLFGEPTEFEYLRKVLFEYMMGRETKTMAKVITTVLKFPADQTQKILEREDARPLNSFSPSLSLQWNVEFCR